The window ttattattattattattattattattattattattattattattattattattattaaattattattattattattattattattattattattattattattattattattattattattattattattattattattattattattattattattattattattattattattattattattattattattattattattattattattattattattattattattattattattattattattattattattattattattattattattattattattattattattattattattattattattattattattattattattattattattattattattattattattattattattattattattattattattattattattattattattattattattattattattattattattattattattattattattattataattattattatattattattattattattattattattattaatattattattattattattattattattattattattattattattattattattattattattattatattattattattatattattattattattatattattattattattattattattattattattatttattattatattattattattattatattattattattattattattattattattattattattattattattattattattatttaatattattattattattattattaattattattattattattattaaaattattattactattattattattattattattattattattattattattattattattattattattattattattattattattattattattattattattattattattattattattattattattaatattattaaattattattattattattattattattattattattattattattattattattattattaaaattattattattattattattattattattattattattattattattattattatttattattaatattattattattattattattattattattattattattattattattattattattattattattagaattattattattattattattattattattattattattattattattattattattattataattattattattattattattattattattattattattattattattattattattattattattattattattattattattattattattattattattatattattattattattattattattattattattataattattattattattatttattattaattattattattattattaaaattattattattattactattattattattgttatcattattattaaaattgtaattattattattattattaaaattattattattattattaaaattattattattattattaatattattattattattatcatatattattattatttattattattattattattattattaaaattattattattattattattattattaatattattattattattattattattattattattattattattattattattattattattaaattattattattatattattattattattattattattattattattattattattattattattattattattaataatattattaaaattattattattattattattattattattattattattattattattattattattactaaaattattattattattattattattattattattattattattattattattattattattattattattattattattaatattattaaaattattattattattattattattattattattattattattattattattattattaatattattaaaaatattattattattattattattattattattattattattattattattattattattattattattattattattattattataataataataacaattaattaattattattattattattattattattattattattattattattattattattattattattattaatattattattattattatcattattattattattattaatattattaaaattattattattattattattattattattattattattattattattattattattattattattaaaattattattattattattattattattattattattattattattattattattattaaaattattattattattattattattattattattattattattattattattattattattataataacaataattattattattattattattattattattattattattattattattattattattattattattattattattattattattattattaaaattattattattattattattattattattattattattattattattattattattattaaaattattattattaatatcattatcattattattattattaaaattattattatcattatcattattattattattattattattattattattattattattattattattattattattaaaatcattattatcattatcattattattattattattattattattattattattattattattattattattattattattattattattattattattattattattattattattattattgttattattattattattattattaaaattattattattattattattattattattattataataaaaataattattattattattattattattattattattattattattaaaattattattatttttattattattattattattattattattattattattattattattattattattattattattattaaaattattattattattattattattattattattattattattattattattattactattattattattattattattattattaaaattattaaaattattattattattattattattattattattattattattattattattattattattattattattattattattattattattattattattaaaattattattattattattattattatttgtagaaaAATGAACATTCGtgtgcatttaattttttgtatattatatgaattgtttggttgtggtaaatttcttatgtttaaattgtttgctcgggagtggtttggttcttttattttgaaaaagcaaaggcatctacttagcataccttaaactacctcttgggacaattttaaagcaagaaacaagccattcttgagcgatgtattttaagtttcaccaggttgttcgctgctggacacaagactgggaaaaccgttgtcggtggtgaatgatctgaagaaggcagtatgaagaggccagcgtaagaagcgcagcaaggcagtcttctcctgaatttgaattaattttttggcagccaaggacaatggctgtcattcattagtgtaagatcggtggctctggacttagccgctcatggatcacgtcatcgtctgaccaccttatactactcaagagctcaaatagaagactaccatcaacacctctaccttcgtcactgcttttctatggacctaagagactggctatatgttgagatccttcggatgtttcgaaaattgaggggtaatagtgcggaccaaatgcaggttctctggcggagagagagaaagtccacgcaaagtttgtccgagatttgaactgatcaggatcaccatattcgccagtcattcttcggattgtaaattgtcataaatttaccgtttaattgtaaattaaattaatttttttatgacttataattttgcttctccttaatttatgttacattgccctctcatacattgcttttcgaaaatggcgacgaggatgggattggtTGCGAGGTTCATTATTGCCTTGAGTATGTTTTTTCTTGAATTTCCGTGAGCTGGTTACGTTCCAGAGTCCCGTATCTTAATATTTCGctatattactttaagttttaattttttttttcattaaattcttagAAAAATGCCGCCGAAGAGCATTTCGCGTAGTTTTCGTTCAGCCCTTAGGCAGCAAGTTACCAAGAAGTGTAATTTCATAGAAAGGTTTGTTTCTTCGATGTCTGTAAGCGATGCTAACGAGCATATGAACATGTTGgttgaccttaaagaaaaacttgacaAAGTGAATAACGAGGTTTTGAAGGAAATTTGGGATAGCGCAGATAAAGACGACAACGGCGATGAATTGGTGAGTGAGGAAATGGATACTTGGTTCGTTTATGACGATCGTTTGAGTAAgtgtctctctctccttaagaccgCGGTGTCACTTTCGCCCGGAAACCTTTCCGATCGTTCGCGTTCTGAAATTTCACAGCTTAAATTACCTGAACTACCTTTACCGACATTTGGTAATCGAGAAGGTGAAGATATTTCGAAGTTTTTGCGAGAGTTCGAAGCAACTATTGATAAGTATGATCTTAGTACTTACGTTAAATTTACTCTTCTTACGAGACAGCTTTCAGGTGACTCGCTTAAACTGGTAAACTCATTAGATTGTAGCAACCATTCGTATGAAGAAGCAAAGAAATTATTACAGAAAGCGTTTGCAGATACTTTGTCTCAACAATATAGGGTTATTAAGCAGTTATCGGAGTTGAAGCTAACGTATCAGAGTGATCCGTATGACTTTATCAGTAATATGAGAATAATTTGTAATCAATTTGAGGCTTTAAGCATAGATCAAAacatagttttacagtatttcatatggAATGGGTTTAATGACTGTTTCAAGAATCAGTTAATGCATATTACTGGCTCGAATAAGCCCTCGTTGCAGCAAATAGATGAACATATCTTTACTGCTTTGGAAAGATATAGAAACATATCCAAGAAATTTAATGTGAAACAAGGTAATCTTGAGAAAAAGGTTGTGCCCAACTCAAATTGTTTAGCTTCTGCCGTTGTTAATGTTGAGAAGTCTAAAGTTAAAGAATGTTCTCTATGTTTAGCAGACAATAAAGGAGACATTGATCACCCAATTTTTAAGTGTTCAGTTTATGTAACTCCACAGagtaaaattgaaaaactaaaacaattGAATTTTTGTACAAACTGTACTTACGATTCTCATAAAACTTCAGATTGCAGGTTTAAATTTAACCAAAAATGTAAACATTGTAACAAGTGGCATTTCAGCTATCTTTGTAAATTTCGTAAAGACCCAAAAAGTACTGCTAATAACCTTAAGAATGATTCAGATAACCAAGAAATGACTAATCAAACGGCAAAGGGGAATTGTTCGAACTCTaattctgttgtttctaatttaaCTTGGTCTGATTTAGGAGTTTTAAGAATCTCTTGTAACCCGGTGACTGCTATGCCTTCCTTTTCACTGAATGACAATGGGGATCGAGGTATAAAGGATTCGGGAAGTCAAGTAACTTTCGTTGAGGAAGACTGGGCTAAGAGTATGCAGTTTGAAGTTGTTGACCCGAATTATTCTTTGGTGGTGAATGGTATTAATTCTTCAAAGCCGTTAGCCACTGTAGTATACAAGGTAAAGTTGAATGATGATTATTTTACAGCTATTGCCATGAagtctattaatttgaaattagttttgccaGGTATCTCTGAAGTAGCTCAAGTATTTAAGGATAAGGGCTATGTATTAGCCGACAAAACTTTGCATATGTCTGGGGACAAAGTTGAAGATATAAAATTACTCTTGGGAAATGATAACTCTCATTTAGTACCACAGAAGGACGTGCTGTTTGGAGGTAGTTCTGAAGTGATTCCCTCTGTTTACTTAGAATCACCCTTAGGAGTGATGCTTGTAGGTGACATTGAAAGGTATAAGCAAAATCTAGCTCTATTACCAGACCGGATAAAGCATTCTTCTGAAGTTTGTGCAAAGGGTGAGGGTCCCCTTGAAGTTGATAGTAATTTGAATATGGATGGATTGTTCTTAGATTCGGTAGAGGAATTCAAGTTCCCTGCTTGtgctaatatttctgttttaaataagGGTCAGATTGTTGAAGCTGAACTCGAGAGAGCAGCAGAAGATATTCTTTCCTCGAAGGCAGAAAGTTTTTCGCACAGTGATTCTAACTTATATGACGAAGACTTTAATGAGGAGAACAGGAAAGTAGTAGAATTTGCTTTAGAAAATACTTGTAGAGATCGTGAtggaaggttagttatgcctctgttatggaatgggaaagtagctcatttgcttggtaagaatcaaaatctgtcaaaagcaatattaaaatcaaattttaagaaatttagcaAAAAGGATAATGCTTTACAAATGATGGACGAGGTTTTTAAAGAACAGGAACAACTAGGCATTATAGAGAGAGTATCCAACTTGGAGCAATTCTTGGAGGAAAACCCTCAACATAGCTTCCTGCCGCACATGCCAGTGTTCAAGATGGACCGAGAGTCTACAAAATGCCGTAATGTATTTTTGTCAAATTTGTGTGAATCTGACAAAGATAAACCTTTAACTCTATCTCATAATCAAACAATTTTTGCTGGTCCttgtttgaataagaaaatttctacttctattttacagctaagatttaatgaaaaatttttatgttttgatataaaaaaggcATTTCTGATGATTAAGTTGGTGCCTTCAGATCAAAGTAGGTTACTCTTTTATTGGTATAGAAACCTATGTAAAAAGGACTATTCcttaattgtttataaacattgcAGACTTCCAATTGGTTTGCCATGTAGTCCAACTTTATTAATGTTAgcactttataaaattttgatgttggatgtccaaggtgacaatattgatgtaaaggaattgAAGACAGAGTTATATAACTTAGCTTACATGGATAACTTGGCTTACACGACCAATGATATAGACAGGTTGAAATGGGCTTATGAGAAACTTgacagtatattttctccctataaatTTGAATTGCAGCAATTCATAACCAATGATGACTCTCTGCAGCAACAGGtagataaagataaggaaaagactCCTACAAAAGTAAAATTGCTTGGTTTGCTTTGGGACAGAAACATTGATACTCTTTCGGCAAGCAAGTTGGTACTTGATAAGGATGCAACGACCAAAAGACAAATTTTAAGTTCTATTGCAGCCAATTTTGATGTGTTCTCATTTTATGGTCCTTTATTAAACAGGGCTAGATTATTTATGCACTCGCTACAATGCAGGAAAGAAGTTGGATGGGACGATAGACTCTCTGGTGAGGAGCTACGAGAATGGTCTAATATTTGCAAGCAAGTAAATGGTGTTCCTGAAATTGCAGTGAAGAGATTTGTTGGTCGCAGGAATGATCCTTTCCAAATTATTGCTTTTTGTGATTCTAGCAAGCTTATATATGGAGTTGTGCTCTTTATCAAGAACTTGCGAACAAAGGAGGTAAGTTTCCTTCtgtcaaaaaatagaataattggacGCCAGTTAGAGCTAAAGTCTatcccttctcttgaatttcaatcTCTCTTGCTTGGTACGGAAACTATTGTTGACATTTATAAGGAACTTAGTGGTTCAGAGTGTGTCTCCCCCATAAACATTACAAAATTGGTAGTTTTCTCAGATAGTGCAGTTGCACTGAATTGGTTAAATTCTCGAACAAATaggtttgataaattaaaaaaactaagtatttttgttatgaataggTTGCAAAGAATAGAGAATCTATGTGAAACGGTCCCTGTGACTTTCAAATTTTGTGCAGGTATGATAAATCCTGCAGATTGTACTACCAGGTCATTGTCATATAAGAGGTTGATAAAATCAAATTTCTTCACAGGACCTGATACTATTCATGATATCTTGGAAGATGACAGTTTGGATGTAACGATCCCAAATCCTTTAACCAATGTACTTGAAGTTTCAGAAGGCCACTGTGAGATAGGGAGTGTGACTGAGCCAGAGATGGGAGGCATTTTGAATTCTACA is drawn from Palaemon carinicauda isolate YSFRI2023 unplaced genomic scaffold, ASM3689809v2 scaffold3759, whole genome shotgun sequence and contains these coding sequences:
- the LOC137636741 gene encoding uncharacterized protein, translated to MSVSDANEHMNMLVDLKEKLDKVNNEVLKEIWDSADKDDNGDELVSEEMDTWFVYDDRLSKCLSLLKTAVSLSPGNLSDRSRSEISQLKLPELPLPTFGNREGEDISKFLREFEATIDKYDLSTYVKFTLLTRQLSGDSLKLVNSLDCSNHSYEEAKKLLQKAFADTLSQQYRVIKQLSELKLTYQSDPYDFISNMRIICNQFEALSIDQNIVLQYFIWNGFNDCFKNQLMHITGSNKPSLQQIDEHIFTALERYRNISKKFNVKQGNLEKKVVPNSNCLASAVVNVEKSKVKECSLCLADNKGDIDHPIFKCSVYVTPQSKIEKLKQLNFCTNCTYDSHKTSDCRFKFNQKCKHCNKWHFSYLCKFRKDPKSTANNLKNDSDNQEMTNQTAKGNCSNSNSVVSNLTWSDLGVLRISCNPVTAMPSFSLNDNGDRGIKDSGSQVTFVEEDWAKSMQFEVVDPNYSLVVNGINSSKPLATVVYKVKLNDDYFTAIAMKSINLKLVLPGISEVAQVFKDKGYVLADKTLHMSGDKVEDIKLLLGNDNSHLVPQKDVLFGGSSEVIPSVYLESPLGVMLVGDIERYKQNLALLPDRIKHSSEVCAKGEGPLEVDSNLNMDGLFLDSVEEFKFPACANISVLNKGQIVEAELERAAEDILSSKAESFSHSDSNLYDEDFNEENRKVVEFALENTCRDRDGRLVMPLLWNGKVAHLLGKNQNLSKAILKSNFKKFSKKDNALQMMDEVFKEQEQLGIIERVSNLEQFLEENPQHSFLPHMPVFKMDRESTKCPKI